One Cryptomeria japonica chromosome 9, Sugi_1.0, whole genome shotgun sequence genomic window carries:
- the LOC131044582 gene encoding G-type lectin S-receptor-like serine/threonine-protein kinase At1g34300, which produces MGFHFWAMVLLYFFLVFASVAFAEEIKPGSILRPTDELWPSASGNFSMGFHSTANNDNEYVVGVSFGHIKELTLAWTMGALPVIDGAQLRFQSDGDLVLFNATNNVVWKSNTSNRGVTSAEMRDDGNFVLKNGSSAVVWETFENPTDTLLVGQKFSEGKHLIAALYSLSVESGGNMSLKWRNRIIYWNTSVSSVSSGGLGLSLSSRGILSLANSTGFGYWTARSSDYTDIKITVRRVTLDSDGNLRAYGWHEDSQTWEVGWSAVEDQCRVYGLCGDNGICIYYDTGSHCVCPSLDFVAVDPKNTRLGCRRLQDIASCPNNQTMVPVNHNEFLSYPPELKSVKYTLGMTDCWQNCLRDTSCTASTVLVDGSGTCLLITSNFTSGYSSLDILSNSYVKVCGPGHPASLLSIPSMKAQRPSKVSVVGIVVAFVGAVIAVVVFEAGVWWICCRNNPKFAGLSTQYTLLEYASGAPVQFSYKGLQQSTKNFRDKVGSGGFGTVYRGVLPNKTIVAVKKLEGIEQGEKQFRMEVATIGSTHHLNLVRLIGFCSERRHRLLVYEFLKNTSLDNFLFGSTEQSRKLDWKTRFHIALGTARGITYLHEECRDSIIHCDIKPENILLDENFMAKVSDFGLAKLINVKNHRDRTLSLVRGTRGYLAPEWLANLPITSKSDVFSYGMVLLELVSGKRNFDISATSGGRKFSTWAFEQFESGNVLSIVDGNLNGKFDMDQVIRVFQISFWCIQAQSSLRPPMSKIIQMLEGNLPTGKPPDPKFFGFQSESSINVSDTTMSVATTSTCPPSSSSSKHVMVTSNSEQNMSEIIFSGS; this is translated from the exons ATGGGGTTTCATTTCTGGGCAATGGTTTTGCTATACTTTTTTCTTGTGTTTGCGAGCGTTGCTTTTGCAGAGGAGATTAAGCCGGGTTCGATCCTGCGACCTACCGATGAATTGTGGCCCTCAGCATCTGGTAATTTCAGCATGGGATTTCACAGCACAGCGAACAACGATAACGAATACGTGGTCGGCGTTAGCTTTGGTCATATAAAGGAGCTCACTTTAGCCTGGACAATGGGCGCATTACCAGTAATTGACGGAGCTCAGCTACGCTTTCAGAGCGATGGCGATCTGGTGCTCTTTAATGCTACAAATAACGTTGTTTGGAAAAGCAACACTTCAAATAGAGGCGTTACTTCTGCTGAAATGAGAGACGATGGCAACTTTGTGCTGAAAAACGGGAGCTCCGCCGTTGTCTGGGAGACCTTCGAAAACCCTACCGATACTTTGCTGGTAGGGCAGAAATTTAGCGAGGGAAAACATCTGATTGCGGCTCTTTATTCTCTTTCTGTTGAATCTGGGGGAAATATGAGCCTTAAATGGCGGAATAGGATAATATACTGGAACACTAGTGTGTCTTCTGTGAGCTCGGGTGGACTTGGCTTATCGCTCAGCAGCAGGGGTATATTATCGCTCGCTAATTCCACTG GTTTTGGGTACTGGACTGCCCGTAGCAGTGATTACACAGATATTAAAATCACTGTCAGAAGAGTGACATTGGACTCAGATGGGAATTTAAGGGCATATGGATGGCATGAAGATAGTCAGACATGGGAAGTGGGATGGAGTGCTGTGGAAGATCAGTGCAGAGTTTATGGTTTGTGTGGGGACAATGGGATATGCATTTATTATGATACAGGGTCTCATTGTGTGTGCCCTTCTCTGGATTTTGTTGCAGTGGATCCCAAGAACACGAGGCTAGGGTGTAGAAGATTGCAAGACATTGCTTCATGTCCCAACAATCAGACCATGGTTCCGGTGAATCATAATGAATTCTTGTCTTATCCCCCGGAGTTAAAGTCGGTTAAGTATACACTAGGAATGACTGACTGTTGGCAAAATTGCCTCAGGGATACCAGTTGCACTGCATCAACAGTTCTGGTTGATGGTTCAGGTACATGCCTCTTGATAACATCTAATTTCACTAGTGGGTATAGTTCGTTGGATATTCTGAGCAATTCATATGTAAAAGTGTGTGGGCCAGGTCATCCTGCGTCTCTCCTATCTATACCTTCAATGAAAGCTCAGAGGCCCTCAAAGGTCTCTGTAGTTGGAATAGTAGTAGCTTTTGTAGGTGCTGTAATTGCTGTAGTGGTTTTTGAGGCAGGAGTTTGGTGGATCTGCTGTAGAAACAATCCTAAGTTTGCAGGATTATCAACACAGTATACACTTCTGGAATATGCATCTGGAGCCCCTGTTCAGTTTTCTTATAAAGGACTGCAACAATCAACAAAGAATTTCAGAGACAAAGTCGGTTCAGGTGGGTTTGGAACGGTCTACAGAGGGGTGTTGCCAAACAAGACAATTGTTGCAGTGAAAAagcttgaaggaattgagcaaGGGGAGAAACAATTTCGAATGGAGGTGGCCACCATTGGCAGCACTCACCACTTGAACTTGGTCAGGCTTATTGGGTTTTGCTCAGAAAGGCGACATAGGTTGCTGGTATATGAATTCTTGAAAAATACTTCTCTGGATAATTTTCTGTTTGGGTCAACAGAGCAATCTAGGAAGCTTGATTGGAAAACCCGTTTCCATATTGCCCTTGGAACAGCAAGAGGAATCACCTATTTGCATGAAGAGTGCAGAGATTCCATCATCCATTGTGATATTAAACCCGAGAACATTCTCTTGGATGAAAATTTCATGGCCAAGGTCTCTGATTTTGGACTTGCCAAACTCATAAATGTGAAAAATCACCGGGACAGGACATTGAGTTTAGTTAGGGGGACCAGAGGATACTTGGCTCCAGAGTGGCTTGCTAATTTACCAATCACTTCCAAATCTGATGTttttagctatggaatggttctcctggAGCTGGTTAGTGGAAAAAGGAACTTTGATATCTCTGCAACCTCAGGGGGCAGGAAGTTCTCAACATGGGCATTTGAGCAGTTTGAAAGTGGAAATGTTTTGAGCATAGTTGATGGGAATCTTAATGGGAAATTCGACATGGATCAGGTAATTAGGGTTTTTCAGATTAGTTTTTGGTGTATTCAAGCTCAATCTTCTCTCCGACCTCCTATGAGCAAGATTATTCAGATGCTTGAGGGGAATTTGCCTACTGGAAAACCTCCTGATCCCAAATTTTTTGGATTTCAAAGCGAATCCAgcatcaatgtcagtgataccaCAATGTCAGTGGCCACCACAAGTACTTGCCCACCATCCTCATCCTCTTCTAAGCATGTTATGGTGACATCAAATTCTGAGCAGAATATGTCGGAGATTATCTTCTCTGGCAGTTAG